A genomic stretch from Pectinophora gossypiella chromosome 13, ilPecGoss1.1, whole genome shotgun sequence includes:
- the LOC126371808 gene encoding lissencephaly-1 homolog, protein MKMVLSQRQREELNKAIADYLGSNGYTDALEAFKKEADMTGEMDRKFGGLLEKKWTSVIRLQKKVMELESKLSEAQKEFIEGAPTRAKRMPAEWIPRPPEKFCLTGHRATITKVIFHPVFSLMVSSSEDATIKVWDFESGEYERTLKGHTDSVQDIAFDHHGKLLVSCSADMSIKLWDFNQTFECVKTMHGHDHNVSSVAFSPSGDIVYSASRDKTIKAWEVATGYCIKTYKGHREWVRMVRVSPDGSLLASCSNDQTVRIWNAETNECKMELREHEHVVECVSWAPEAAAAAINEAAGGDNRRASHAGPFLASGSRDKSVKIWDVSTGQCLATLVGHDNWVRGAAWHPGGRYLLTASDDKTLRVWDVAHTRCLKTLYAHQHFATSLDFHRSLPFVISGSVDQTVKVWECR, encoded by the exons GAACAAAGCGATCGCCGATTACCTGGGCAGCAATGGGTACACGGACGCGCTGGAAGCGTTCAAGAAGGAGGCCGACATGACCGGCGAGATGGACCGCAAGTTCGGCGGCCTCTTGGAGAAGAAGTGGACCTCCGTCATCAGGCTTCAGAAGAAG gtgaTGGAACTGGAGTCTAAGCTGTCTGAAGCACAGAAGGAGTTCATAGAAGGTGCGCCGACGCGGGCCAAGCGCATGCCGGCGGAATGGATTCCGCGCCCACCGGAAAAGTTCTGTCTAACTGGACATCGCGCCACCATTACTAAG GTAATATTTCACCCAGTATTCAGTTTGATGGTATCCTCGAGCGAGGATGCGACCATCAAAGTATGGGACTTCGAGAGCGGCGAGTACGAACGAACCCTGAAGGGCCACACTGACTCCGTTCAGGACATCGCCTTCGACCATCATGGAAAACTACTTG TATCGTGCAGCGCCGACATGTCGATCAAGCTGTGGGACTTCAACCAGACGTTCGAGTGTGTGAAGACAATGCATGGGCACGACCACAACGTGTCGTCTGTCGCGTTCTCTCCTAGCGGCGACATCGTATACTCCGCCAGCCGGGACAAGACCATCAAGGCTTGGGAAGTGGCTACGGG CTACTGCATCAAGACGTACAAGGGTCATCGCGAGTGGGTGCGCATGGTTCGCGTGTCTCCCGACGGCTCGCTGCTCGCGTCCTGCTCCAACGATCAGACCGTGCGCATATGGAACGCCGAGACTAACGAATGCAAG ATGGAGCTCCGCGAGCATGAGCACGTGGTGGAGTGCGTGTCGTGGGCGCCGGAGGCCGCCGCGGCCGCCATCAACGAGGCGGCGGGCGGGGACAACCGCCGCGCCAGCCACGCCGGACCCTTCCTCGCCAGCGGCTCCCGGGACAAGTCCGTCAAG ATCTGGGACGTGAGCACGGGCCAGTGCCTGGCGACGCTGGTGGGGCACGACAACTGGGTGCGCGGCGCGGCGTGGCACCCGGGCGGGCGCTACCTGCTGACCGCCTCCGACGACAAGACGCTGCGCGTGTGGGACGTGGCGCACACGCGCTGCCTCAAGACGCTCTACGCGCACCAGCACTTCGCTACCAGTCTTG ATTTCCACAGGAGCTTGCCATTCGTGATATCCGGCAGCGTCGATCAAACCGTCAAAGTTTGGGAGTGTCGCTAA
- the LOC126371809 gene encoding transmembrane protein 120 homolog isoform X3, which translates to MDVEECLKEWEDLLTDYKRLETVNKQYATKLEEVGELQATCMKELNHQRYRMSVITGALRRLDKKGKGSSKDERVANLEKEIMKRKAMLHEIEATLPKQNSLYLKIILGNVNVSILNKNDKFKYKDEYEKFKLILSAIAFVLAVMNLYIDFRPLQLILIFLLVWYYCTLTIRESILKVNGSRIKGWWRLHHFVSTVVAGILLIWPQNEPWNIFRHTFMWFIAYISVVQYMQFRYQSGVLYRLKALGARHNMDITIEGFHSWMWRGLSYLLPFLFGGYIFQLYVAYSLYQLSYHPEATWQVPALSMSFLLLGIGNTATTLMVIPQKLNEQEQKWRQNKVENKTE; encoded by the exons ATGGATGTCGAAGAGTGTTTGAAAGAGTGGGAGGATTTACTAACTGATTACAAACGTTTGGAG ACTGTAAATAAGCAGTATGCAACGAAACTGGAGGAAGTTGGTGAGCTCCAGGCAACATGCATGAAGGAGCTGAACCACCAGAGATACCGCATGTCCGTTATCACCGGGGCACTCAGAAG ATTGGATAAGAAAGGCAAAGGATCGTCAAAAGATGAGCGCGTGGCCAACTTGGAGAAGGAGATCATGAAAAGGAAAGCGATGCTGCACGAAATAGAAGCGACCCTGCCCAAACAGAACAGTCTGTATCTGAAAATCATACTAGGCAACGTTAACGTCTCTATCCTCAACAAAAATGACAA attcAAGTACAAAGATGAATATGAGAAGTTCAAGTTGATTCTGAGCGCGATTGCGTTCGTGTTAGCCGTTATGAACCTGTACATAGACTTTAG GCCGTTACAGCTGATCCTGATCTTCCTGCTCGTATGGTACTACTGCACGCTGACGATCCGCGAGAGCATCCTGAAGGTGAACGGGTCCCGCATCAAGGGGTGGTGGCGGCTGCACCACTTCGTGTCCACGGTCGTCGCTGGTATACTGCTCATCTGGCCGCAGAACGAGCCCTGGAACATCTTCCGGCACACCTTCATGTGGTTCATTGCTTATATCA GTGTAGTACAATACATGCAGTTCAGATACCAAAGCGGAGTTCTGTACAGACTAAAAGCGCTGGGCGCTAGGCATAACATGGACATTACCATTGAAGGATTCCACTCGTGGATGTGGCGCGGACTCTCATACCTACTCCCCTTCCTCTTTGGAGGGTATATATTCCAGCTGTACGTCGCTTATTCGCTATACCAACTGAGCTATCACCCTGAAGCTACTTGGCAG gTGCCAGCGTTAAGTATGTCGTTCCTTCTCCTCGGCATCGGAAACACGGCGACGACATTGATGGTGATACCACAGAAACTGAACGAACAG
- the LOC126371809 gene encoding transmembrane protein 120 homolog isoform X1 — MDVEECLKEWEDLLTDYKRLETVNKQYATKLEEVGELQATCMKELNHQRYRMSVITGALRRLDKKGKGSSKDERVANLEKEIMKRKAMLHEIEATLPKQNSLYLKIILGNVNVSILNKNDKFKYKDEYEKFKLILSAIAFVLAVMNLYIDFRPLQLILIFLLVWYYCTLTIRESILKVNGSRIKGWWRLHHFVSTVVAGILLIWPQNEPWNIFRHTFMWFIAYISVVQYMQFRYQSGVLYRLKALGARHNMDITIEGFHSWMWRGLSYLLPFLFGGYIFQLYVAYSLYQLSYHPEATWQVPALSMSFLLLGIGNTATTLMVIPQKLNEQVSYLAGLFLVLHCCNMYTILSTLRKKTKGGLKLRYKLRAIAYRLSNEIAILEQKWRQNKVENKTE, encoded by the exons ATGGATGTCGAAGAGTGTTTGAAAGAGTGGGAGGATTTACTAACTGATTACAAACGTTTGGAG ACTGTAAATAAGCAGTATGCAACGAAACTGGAGGAAGTTGGTGAGCTCCAGGCAACATGCATGAAGGAGCTGAACCACCAGAGATACCGCATGTCCGTTATCACCGGGGCACTCAGAAG ATTGGATAAGAAAGGCAAAGGATCGTCAAAAGATGAGCGCGTGGCCAACTTGGAGAAGGAGATCATGAAAAGGAAAGCGATGCTGCACGAAATAGAAGCGACCCTGCCCAAACAGAACAGTCTGTATCTGAAAATCATACTAGGCAACGTTAACGTCTCTATCCTCAACAAAAATGACAA attcAAGTACAAAGATGAATATGAGAAGTTCAAGTTGATTCTGAGCGCGATTGCGTTCGTGTTAGCCGTTATGAACCTGTACATAGACTTTAG GCCGTTACAGCTGATCCTGATCTTCCTGCTCGTATGGTACTACTGCACGCTGACGATCCGCGAGAGCATCCTGAAGGTGAACGGGTCCCGCATCAAGGGGTGGTGGCGGCTGCACCACTTCGTGTCCACGGTCGTCGCTGGTATACTGCTCATCTGGCCGCAGAACGAGCCCTGGAACATCTTCCGGCACACCTTCATGTGGTTCATTGCTTATATCA GTGTAGTACAATACATGCAGTTCAGATACCAAAGCGGAGTTCTGTACAGACTAAAAGCGCTGGGCGCTAGGCATAACATGGACATTACCATTGAAGGATTCCACTCGTGGATGTGGCGCGGACTCTCATACCTACTCCCCTTCCTCTTTGGAGGGTATATATTCCAGCTGTACGTCGCTTATTCGCTATACCAACTGAGCTATCACCCTGAAGCTACTTGGCAG gTGCCAGCGTTAAGTATGTCGTTCCTTCTCCTCGGCATCGGAAACACGGCGACGACATTGATGGTGATACCACAGAAACTGAACGAACAG GTGTCTTACCTGGCGGGTTTGTTTCTTGTGTTGCACTGTTGCAACATGTACACGATACTGTCGACGTTGCGCAAGAAAACCAAGGGCGGGTTGAAACTGCGCTACAAGCTGCGAGCTATCGCGTACCGGCTGTCGAACGAGATCGCCATCCTG
- the LOC126371809 gene encoding transmembrane protein 120 homolog isoform X2: MDVEECLKEWEDLLTDYKRLETVNKQYATKLEEVGELQATCMKELNHQRYRMSVITGALRRLDKKGKGSSKDERVANLEKEIMKRKAMLHEIEATLPKQNSLYLKIILGNVNVSILNKNDKFKYKDEYEKFKLILSAIAFVLAVMNLYIDFRPLQLILIFLLVWYYCTLTIRESILKVNGSRIKGWWRLHHFVSTVVAGILLIWPQNEPWNIFRHTFMWFIAYISVVQYMQFRYQSGVLYRLKALGARHNMDITIEGFHSWMWRGLSYLLPFLFGGYIFQLYVAYSLYQLSYHPEATWQVSYLAGLFLVLHCCNMYTILSTLRKKTKGGLKLRYKLRAIAYRLSNEIAILEQKWRQNKVENKTE; encoded by the exons ATGGATGTCGAAGAGTGTTTGAAAGAGTGGGAGGATTTACTAACTGATTACAAACGTTTGGAG ACTGTAAATAAGCAGTATGCAACGAAACTGGAGGAAGTTGGTGAGCTCCAGGCAACATGCATGAAGGAGCTGAACCACCAGAGATACCGCATGTCCGTTATCACCGGGGCACTCAGAAG ATTGGATAAGAAAGGCAAAGGATCGTCAAAAGATGAGCGCGTGGCCAACTTGGAGAAGGAGATCATGAAAAGGAAAGCGATGCTGCACGAAATAGAAGCGACCCTGCCCAAACAGAACAGTCTGTATCTGAAAATCATACTAGGCAACGTTAACGTCTCTATCCTCAACAAAAATGACAA attcAAGTACAAAGATGAATATGAGAAGTTCAAGTTGATTCTGAGCGCGATTGCGTTCGTGTTAGCCGTTATGAACCTGTACATAGACTTTAG GCCGTTACAGCTGATCCTGATCTTCCTGCTCGTATGGTACTACTGCACGCTGACGATCCGCGAGAGCATCCTGAAGGTGAACGGGTCCCGCATCAAGGGGTGGTGGCGGCTGCACCACTTCGTGTCCACGGTCGTCGCTGGTATACTGCTCATCTGGCCGCAGAACGAGCCCTGGAACATCTTCCGGCACACCTTCATGTGGTTCATTGCTTATATCA GTGTAGTACAATACATGCAGTTCAGATACCAAAGCGGAGTTCTGTACAGACTAAAAGCGCTGGGCGCTAGGCATAACATGGACATTACCATTGAAGGATTCCACTCGTGGATGTGGCGCGGACTCTCATACCTACTCCCCTTCCTCTTTGGAGGGTATATATTCCAGCTGTACGTCGCTTATTCGCTATACCAACTGAGCTATCACCCTGAAGCTACTTGGCAG GTGTCTTACCTGGCGGGTTTGTTTCTTGTGTTGCACTGTTGCAACATGTACACGATACTGTCGACGTTGCGCAAGAAAACCAAGGGCGGGTTGAAACTGCGCTACAAGCTGCGAGCTATCGCGTACCGGCTGTCGAACGAGATCGCCATCCTG
- the LOC126371809 gene encoding transmembrane protein 120 homolog isoform X4, whose protein sequence is MDVEECLKEWEDLLTDYKRLETVNKQYATKLEEVGELQATCMKELNHQRYRMSVITGALRRLDKKGKGSSKDERVANLEKEIMKRKAMLHEIEATLPKQNSLYLKIILGNVNVSILNKNDKFKYKDEYEKFKLILSAIAFVLAVMNLYIDFRPLQLILIFLLVWYYCTLTIRESILKVNGSRIKGWWRLHHFVSTVVAGILLIWPQNEPWNIFRHTFMWFIAYISVVQYMQFRYQSGVLYRLKALGARHNMDITIEGFHSWMWRGLSYLLPFLFGGYIFQLYVAYSLYQLSYHPEATWQVPALSMSFLLLGIGNTATTLMVIPQKLNEQVPLESCD, encoded by the exons ATGGATGTCGAAGAGTGTTTGAAAGAGTGGGAGGATTTACTAACTGATTACAAACGTTTGGAG ACTGTAAATAAGCAGTATGCAACGAAACTGGAGGAAGTTGGTGAGCTCCAGGCAACATGCATGAAGGAGCTGAACCACCAGAGATACCGCATGTCCGTTATCACCGGGGCACTCAGAAG ATTGGATAAGAAAGGCAAAGGATCGTCAAAAGATGAGCGCGTGGCCAACTTGGAGAAGGAGATCATGAAAAGGAAAGCGATGCTGCACGAAATAGAAGCGACCCTGCCCAAACAGAACAGTCTGTATCTGAAAATCATACTAGGCAACGTTAACGTCTCTATCCTCAACAAAAATGACAA attcAAGTACAAAGATGAATATGAGAAGTTCAAGTTGATTCTGAGCGCGATTGCGTTCGTGTTAGCCGTTATGAACCTGTACATAGACTTTAG GCCGTTACAGCTGATCCTGATCTTCCTGCTCGTATGGTACTACTGCACGCTGACGATCCGCGAGAGCATCCTGAAGGTGAACGGGTCCCGCATCAAGGGGTGGTGGCGGCTGCACCACTTCGTGTCCACGGTCGTCGCTGGTATACTGCTCATCTGGCCGCAGAACGAGCCCTGGAACATCTTCCGGCACACCTTCATGTGGTTCATTGCTTATATCA GTGTAGTACAATACATGCAGTTCAGATACCAAAGCGGAGTTCTGTACAGACTAAAAGCGCTGGGCGCTAGGCATAACATGGACATTACCATTGAAGGATTCCACTCGTGGATGTGGCGCGGACTCTCATACCTACTCCCCTTCCTCTTTGGAGGGTATATATTCCAGCTGTACGTCGCTTATTCGCTATACCAACTGAGCTATCACCCTGAAGCTACTTGGCAG gTGCCAGCGTTAAGTATGTCGTTCCTTCTCCTCGGCATCGGAAACACGGCGACGACATTGATGGTGATACCACAGAAACTGAACGAACAGGTACCTTTGGAGTCTTGCGACTGA